The Phacochoerus africanus isolate WHEZ1 chromosome X, ROS_Pafr_v1, whole genome shotgun sequence genome has a segment encoding these proteins:
- the RPS4X gene encoding 40S ribosomal protein S4, X isoform, translated as MARGPKKHLKRVAAPKHWMLDKLTGVFAPRPSTGPHKLRECLPLIIFLRNRLKYALTGDEVKKICMQRFIKIDGKVRTDITYPAGFMDVISIDKTGENFRLIYDTKGRFAVHRITPEEAKYKLCKVRKIFVGTKGIPHLVTHDARTIRYPDPLIKVNDTIQIDLETGKITDFIKFDTGNLCMVTGGANLGRIGVITNRERHPGSFDVVHVKDANGNSFATRLSNIFVIGKGNKPWISLPRGKGIRLTIAEERDKRLAAKQSSG; from the exons ATG GCTCGTGGTCCCAAGAAACATCTGAAGCGCGTAGCAGCTCCAAAGCATTGGATGCTGGATAAACTGACCGGTGTGTTT GCTCCTCGTCCATCTACTGGTCCCCACAAGTTGAGGGAATGTCTCCCCCTCATTATTTTCCTAAGGAACAGACTTAAGTATGCCCTAACAGGAGATGAAGTAAAGAAGATCTGCATGCAGCGTTTCATTAAGATAGACGGCAAGGTCCGCACTGATATAACCTACCCCGCTGGTTTTATGG ATGTCATCAGCATTGACAAGACTGGAGAGAATTTCCGTCTGATCTATGACACCAAGGGTCGTTTTGCTGTTCATCGTATTACACCTGAGGAGGCCAAG TACAAGTTGTGCAAAGTGAGAAAGATATTTGTGGGCACAAAAGGAATCCCTCACCTGGTCACCCACGATGCCCGTACCATCCGCTACCCTGATCCCCTCATCAAGGTGAATGACACCATTCAAATTGATTTGGAGACTGGCAAGATCACTGATTTCATCAAATTTGATACTG GTAACCTATGCATGGTGACTGGAGGTGCTAACCTGGGAAGAATTGGTGTGATCACCAATAGGGAGAGACATCCTGGTTCTTTCGATGTAGTCCATGTGAAAGATGCCAATGGCAACAGCTTTGCCACCCGGCTCTCCAACATTTTTGTTATTGGCAAA GGCAACAAACCATGGATCTCTCTTCCCCGTGGAAAGGGTATTCGCCTCACCATTGCTGAGGAGAGAGACAAGAGACTGGCGGCCAAACAGAGCAGTGGATAA